In Nasonia vitripennis strain AsymCx chromosome 2, Nvit_psr_1.1, whole genome shotgun sequence, a genomic segment contains:
- the LOC103315747 gene encoding ankyrin-1-like: MEFYMMPVISYAQPTCISRLRNIACRKEFKLCEWMKKVPITRLKQRLEHTYILNQRCNCCGESPLHVAVRLDSVEILNLLAINKARFNKVNNCGETALHVACNINNENMAARLLDLRASPYRANHNGETCMEVCLRKGHIEVAETILRKTKADLMFRDPEDYLLMATRAGSKDFVGLFLDFKANIDAVDPKGNNAISLAVELGYEDVLDCLLKRGADTTRTYTGQNNTLLHIACKQGRQDIVKKLLLAGAPVNQLNTKHETPLHVAVKHSSLCIIHMLLTSGSNLEARDLLQLTPLHNAIMLNKTMTAKYLLSHGASTTAAVTPLIKAMEEKYFEMVKLIVCSGIGHLEQKDALGRTIFDAAVKYGNADLINFLSKVATEAGISACKRFEK; the protein is encoded by the exons ATGGAGTTTTATATGATGCCGGTTATTTCCTACGCCCAGCCGACATGCATCAGCCGTCTTAGAAATATAGCATGCAGAAAAGAATTTAAGTTATGTGAATGGATGAAAAAAGTGCCAATTACTCGTCTCAAGCAGCGTCTTgaacatacatatatactcaATCAAAGATGTAACTGCTGCGGAGAGTCGCCCCTGCATGTGGCCGTTAGGCTCGACTCTGTAGAGATCTTGAATTTGCTGGCCATCAA cAAAGCCAGATTCAATAAAGTTAATAACTGTGGAGAGACAGCCCTCCACGTCGCATGCAATATTAATAACGAGAATATGGCGGCTCGTCTCCTGGACCTCCGCGCAAGCCCATACAGAGCAAATCACAACGGCGAAACGTGTATGGAAGTCTGCTTGAGAAAAGGCCACATCGAAGTGGCAGAGACGATTCTGAGAAAAACCAAGGCCGATCTGATGTTCCGTGATCCTGAGGATTATTTACTCATGGCCACACGTGCTGGATCCAAGGACTTCGTAGGGCTTTTCCTGGATTTTAAAGCAAACATCGACGCAGTGGATCCAAAAGGAAACAACGCCATTTCGCTGGCAGTCGAGCTGGGCTACGAGGACGTCTTGGACTGCCTCCTGAAGCGTGGCGCCGACACCACGCGCACCTACACAGGTCAAAATAACACGTTACTGCACATTGCCTGCAAGCAGGGTCGCCAAGACATCGTAAAGAAGCTACTACTAGCTGGAGCACCG GTTAACCAGCTGAACACTAAGCATGAAACCCCACTACACGTGGCAGTAAAGCACTCGTCACTCTGCATCATCCACATGCTGCTGACATCCGGGTCGAATCTCGAGGCTAGGGACCTTTTGCAACTCACACCTCTGCATAACGCAATAATGCTCAACAAGACAATGACGGCTAAATATCTGCTCAGTCACGGAGCCAGTACGACAGCAGCCGTAACGCCACTCATAAAAGCGATGGAGGAAAAGTACTTTGAGATGGTCAAGCTGATCGTCTGCAGCGGCATCGGTCACCTCGAGCAGAAGGACGCCTTAGGTCGGACTATCTTCGACGCGGCGGTCAAATACGGAAACGCGGAtcttataaattttttgtcCAAAGTAGCAACAGAAGCAGGAATCAGTGCGTGtaagcgttttgaaaaatag